Genomic window (Acidobacteriota bacterium):
AGTGGATCAACTCCAAGCTCGGCCAGAGCCTCAACTTCCAGACGGGCGAGCAGGCCAAGATCAGCCTCGACGACATGCCCCAGCATGTCTATCAGGAGGAGTGGTTGAGCCGGTCGCTCGTCCGGGCCATCCCCGACTTCGCCCTGCTCATCGTCCTGATCATCGCCTTCTTCGTCGGGGCGTACGTGTCGTTCCTGCACTACGACGTCCGCTAAGGAGATCCCCATGCTCGAAGCCATCAATCTGACCAAGCGTTACGAGGACGGCGAGCTGGCCCTCGACGGCCTGACCTTCAAGGTCGAGCCGGGCGAGATCTTCTGCATGTTCGGGGCCAACGGCGCCGGCAAGACGACGACCATCAACCTCCTGCTCGGCTTCATCCCGCCGACGTCGGGCACGGCCCTGATCGAGGGCGTCGACGTGGCCAAGGACCCGCTCCAGGCCAAGCGCCATGTCTCGTTCGTCTCCGAGAACGTCATGCTCTACGGCAATTTCACGGCCATCCAGAACCTCGACTACTTCAGCAAGCTGGCCGGAAAACGTGGCCTGACCAAGAAGGATTACGCCGCGGTCCTCGACCGGGTCGGCCTCCAGATGGAGGCCTTCGACCGCCGGGTCAAGAACTTCTCCAAGGGCATGCGCCAGAAGCTCGGCATCGCCATCGCCGTGGTCAAGGACGCCCCCAACGTCCTGCTCGACGAGCCGACCTCGGGCCTCGATCCGCAGTCGGGCCGCGAGTTCCTGGAGATCCTCGTCCAGATGCGCGACAAGGGCAAGTCCGTTTTCATGTCGACCCACGACATCTTCCGGGCCAAGCTCATAGCCGACCGGATCGGCTTCATGCGCAAGGGCAAGCTGGTCATGCTGAAGACGGCCAAGGAGCTGGCCCACGAGGACCTGACGGACCTCTACATCCAATACATGGAGGAGAAGCCGGCCCAGGCCGCCGCCGCCCCGTCCGGGATATAGCCCGCCGGGCCGTCGCCCTCGCGGATGTCGGGGGCGATATGGACCTTAAGCGGGATCCCGGGGAGCGCCGGCGCGCGTCCGCGATCAGGGCTTTTAGAGCAGCCGCATCTTTTTGAGGGCCATGTCGCCGCGGCTCATCTCCGGCCCTTCGCCGGGCAGGTAGAGCATGACCCCGCCCTTGACCGGCCGGAGAACGATCTTGCCCAGCCGGGCCAGCTCGTCCGTGGCCTCGACCGGGTTGGCGCCGTCGTAGTAGCTCTTGAAGGCGTCGTTGAAGCCGCTGTAGACCGAGTGGATGCCCTTGTAGTTCTCGAGGCGCAGGCGGCCGACGGCCAGCTTGACAAATTCCTCGGGACTAAGCTTGCTTTTCATGGGACCTCCCTTCATGTCGCGTCATGAGAGAGGACGTTCCGCGGGCCGGGTTTGTCTCAGGGCGCGGGGGAGGGGTCGGGCCGGCTCCGGGTCGGCTGCTTGATC
Coding sequences:
- a CDS encoding ABC transporter ATP-binding protein, translating into MLEAINLTKRYEDGELALDGLTFKVEPGEIFCMFGANGAGKTTTINLLLGFIPPTSGTALIEGVDVAKDPLQAKRHVSFVSENVMLYGNFTAIQNLDYFSKLAGKRGLTKKDYAAVLDRVGLQMEAFDRRVKNFSKGMRQKLGIAIAVVKDAPNVLLDEPTSGLDPQSGREFLEILVQMRDKGKSVFMSTHDIFRAKLIADRIGFMRKGKLVMLKTAKELAHEDLTDLYIQYMEEKPAQAAAAPSGI